A single Acidobacteriota bacterium DNA region contains:
- a CDS encoding transpeptidase family protein translates to MRRQTERRDRFRMWFDRVLRRGPQRASGPPQFDWRLKLRRRVIVAGCGFAIWIAGIEARLVHLQVVERNFLAERARNQHQRVIELHPKRGEIVDRHGRVLAYSVDADTIYAVPAEVENPVEAAAALCGALDDCAREQRGGIAERLSRRNAFAYVKRRVTPDEARRVAELGLSGVGFLTENRRYYPNGTLAAHVLGYVGTDNQGLSGIESTYDSEISGDTGQVLVQTDARRQAFSRIERPPTVGATIELTIDAQLQHIAERELRAGIERHNADAGAVVMLDPRNGDILALASEPTFNPNAFAGATPERRRNRAVQDLYEPGSTFKVVTASAAIEERVVDRDEVFDVSAGYIVVGGDRIPDFRRMGPLTFNDVIVRSSNVGAIQVGLRLGPERLSRFVRRFGFGQALSPDLPSESSGLVWTAESLTQRAIASIAMGYQVAVTPLQVAAAVAAVANGGELIAPRLVRAVIRSDGREERERRVIRRAIARQTAGELTDIMTQVVERGTARNARVAGYSIAGKTGTAEKLIDGVYSHYDHNASFVGFAPVGDPRFVMLVMIDTPRSAVINGVLQRVYTGGAVAAPIFRRVASEAFRRLEVPATGDSAPPVVVADAAAVDRQPALAAAGPPRPVSTGRWMPDLRGLSAREVVETLARLDLRARIVGDGVVAGHDPMAGAAIEAGDDAIVWLDRHAPAPSDPPLVEP, encoded by the coding sequence ATGCGCAGACAAACTGAACGCCGCGACCGGTTCCGCATGTGGTTCGACCGTGTGCTCCGGCGCGGTCCGCAACGCGCTTCCGGTCCGCCGCAGTTCGACTGGCGCCTGAAGTTGCGCCGGCGGGTAATCGTCGCCGGCTGCGGCTTCGCAATCTGGATTGCGGGAATAGAGGCGCGTTTGGTCCACCTCCAGGTAGTTGAGCGCAACTTCCTGGCGGAGCGGGCCCGCAACCAGCATCAGCGCGTGATCGAGCTCCATCCGAAACGGGGGGAAATCGTCGATCGGCACGGACGCGTGCTTGCCTACAGCGTCGACGCCGACACCATCTACGCGGTCCCGGCCGAGGTGGAGAATCCGGTGGAGGCCGCCGCCGCGCTGTGTGGCGCGCTGGACGACTGCGCGCGCGAGCAGCGCGGCGGCATCGCTGAACGGCTCAGTCGCCGCAACGCGTTCGCCTATGTCAAGCGGCGCGTGACGCCTGACGAGGCGCGCCGCGTCGCTGAACTTGGCCTGAGCGGCGTCGGTTTCCTGACCGAGAATCGTCGTTACTACCCCAACGGCACGCTCGCCGCACACGTGCTCGGCTATGTCGGAACGGACAACCAGGGGCTCAGCGGAATCGAATCGACATACGACAGCGAGATCAGTGGCGACACCGGCCAAGTGCTGGTGCAAACCGACGCACGCCGGCAGGCGTTCAGCCGGATTGAGCGTCCTCCTACCGTCGGGGCCACGATCGAGCTGACGATCGACGCACAGCTGCAGCACATTGCCGAGCGCGAACTGCGCGCCGGCATCGAGAGGCACAATGCGGACGCCGGCGCGGTGGTCATGCTTGACCCGCGTAACGGCGACATCCTCGCGCTCGCGAGCGAGCCGACGTTCAACCCGAACGCTTTCGCGGGCGCAACGCCGGAGCGGCGACGCAATCGCGCGGTGCAGGATCTCTACGAACCGGGCTCCACGTTCAAGGTCGTCACCGCCTCCGCCGCAATCGAGGAGCGGGTCGTCGATCGCGACGAGGTGTTCGACGTGAGTGCCGGATACATAGTCGTCGGCGGCGACCGGATCCCCGACTTCAGAAGGATGGGGCCGCTCACGTTCAACGACGTGATTGTCCGGTCGAGCAACGTCGGTGCGATCCAGGTGGGGCTGCGGCTCGGGCCGGAGCGGCTCAGCCGTTTCGTCCGACGTTTCGGCTTCGGGCAGGCGCTATCACCCGACCTTCCCTCGGAGAGCTCCGGTCTGGTCTGGACGGCGGAGTCGCTCACCCAGCGCGCCATCGCATCGATCGCGATGGGCTACCAGGTCGCGGTGACGCCGCTGCAGGTGGCTGCCGCGGTGGCCGCGGTGGCGAACGGCGGCGAACTGATCGCGCCGCGGCTGGTCCGCGCCGTCATCCGGTCCGATGGTCGTGAGGAGCGCGAACGTCGCGTGATACGCCGTGCGATCGCGCGACAGACGGCGGGCGAGCTGACCGACATCATGACGCAGGTGGTCGAGCGTGGCACGGCGCGCAACGCGCGGGTGGCGGGCTACTCGATCGCCGGCAAGACCGGCACGGCGGAGAAGCTGATTGACGGCGTGTACTCGCACTACGACCACAACGCGTCGTTCGTCGGGTTCGCGCCCGTCGGGGATCCGCGTTTCGTGATGCTGGTCATGATCGACACGCCCCGCTCCGCCGTCATCAACGGCGTGCTGCAGCGGGTCTACACCGGTGGCGCGGTGGCGGCGCCGATCTTTCGGCGGGTCGCTTCGGAGGCGTTCCGGCGCCTGGAGGTGCCGGCGACGGGCGATAGCGCGCCTCCGGTCGTGGTGGCCGATGCGGCCGCGGTCGACCGCCAGCCGGCGCTGGCAGCCGCCGGCCCACCCCGGCCCGTTTCCACTGGCCGCTGGATGCCCGATCTGCGCGGACTGAGTGCGCGCGAGGTGGTCGAGACGCTTGCGCGGCTCGATCTGCGTGCCCGCATCGTCGGGGACGGTGTCGTGGCAGGACATGATCCGATGGCCGGCGCTGCTATCGAGGCGGGCGACGACGCAATCG
- the rsmH gene encoding 16S rRNA (cytosine(1402)-N(4))-methyltransferase RsmH, which translates to MSHAPVMAAEVVTLLDPARGGLFVDCTVGAGGHARALLEAGADRLLGIDRDAEALPLARDTLRPFADRVDLAHADFRTLDATLDARGIGSIDGGALADLGVSSMQLDGPRGFSFRRDEPLDMRMDRTTGPTAAELLRDVPEPELADVIYRYGEDRHARRIARSLAAVREREPIASTGQLADAVRRAVGRPGRWRIHPATRTFQALRIWVNRELEGIDAWIESVCRRLRAGARLAVITFHSLEDRVVKQTFRRLEREGLNGPSSSAVRVLTRRPLRPSEGERSRNPRARSAKLRAAERSA; encoded by the coding sequence ATGTCGCACGCCCCGGTAATGGCGGCCGAGGTGGTCACGCTGCTCGATCCGGCCCGTGGCGGCTTGTTCGTCGACTGCACGGTCGGCGCCGGCGGTCACGCGCGCGCCCTTCTGGAAGCGGGGGCGGATCGACTCCTGGGCATCGACCGCGATGCCGAGGCGTTGCCACTCGCCCGCGACACGCTGCGACCGTTCGCCGACCGTGTCGATCTGGCGCACGCCGACTTCCGGACGCTTGATGCCACCCTCGACGCACGCGGTATCGGATCGATCGATGGCGGCGCGCTGGCCGATCTGGGAGTCTCGTCGATGCAGCTCGACGGTCCGCGCGGTTTCAGCTTCCGGCGTGACGAGCCACTGGACATGCGGATGGACCGCACGACCGGGCCGACGGCGGCGGAACTGCTGCGCGACGTGCCGGAACCGGAGCTGGCGGACGTCATCTATCGATACGGCGAGGATCGCCACGCGCGGCGGATCGCGCGCAGCCTCGCAGCCGTCCGTGAACGGGAGCCGATAGCCTCGACCGGCCAGTTGGCGGACGCCGTCCGCCGCGCGGTGGGACGCCCTGGCCGCTGGCGGATCCACCCTGCGACGCGCACCTTCCAGGCGCTCCGGATCTGGGTGAACCGGGAATTGGAGGGTATCGACGCCTGGATCGAATCGGTCTGCCGCCGTCTCCGCGCCGGCGCGCGACTGGCGGTGATCACCTTCCATTCACTGGAAGACCGAGTCGTCAAGCAGACGTTTCGGCGCCTCGAACGCGAAGGCCTGAACGGCCCTTCCTCATCGGCCGTCCGTGTCCTGACCAGGCGTCCGCTCCGTCCGTCCGAAGGCGAACGGTCGCGCAACCCACGCGCCCGCAGCGCGAAGCTGCGCGCCGCCGAGAGGTCCGCATGA
- a CDS encoding division/cell wall cluster transcriptional repressor MraZ, translating into MLRGSISARIDDKGRLKVPTAFRTAITAQYGDALYVTSLTGGSVLIYPMPVWTALEERLREVPATLPARQRYIDRVSFYGQEASFDQQGRVSIHGHLREAAEMVGETRVFGKLDHLEVWNQARFAKKLKQEPLTDDDLSALADYGI; encoded by the coding sequence GTGCTGAGGGGGAGCATCTCCGCTCGGATCGACGACAAGGGTCGACTCAAGGTGCCGACCGCCTTCCGGACGGCGATTACCGCTCAGTACGGTGATGCCCTCTACGTCACCAGTCTGACCGGTGGGTCTGTCCTGATCTACCCGATGCCGGTCTGGACCGCCCTTGAAGAACGGCTGCGGGAGGTGCCGGCGACGCTACCCGCTCGCCAGCGTTACATCGACCGCGTCAGTTTCTACGGCCAGGAGGCGTCGTTCGACCAGCAGGGGCGGGTGTCGATCCATGGCCATCTGCGCGAGGCGGCGGAAATGGTGGGAGAAACACGGGTCTTCGGGAAACTCGATCACCTGGAGGTGTGGAACCAGGCCCGGTTCGCGAAGAAGTTGAAGCAGGAGCCGCTGACCGACGACGACTTGAGCGCATTGGCCGACTACGGGATCTGA
- a CDS encoding rhomboid family intramembrane serine protease, translating into MSAMRRFDYGGGYTFGPGMMTPAVKLLLWTNVGVFLAMALVPPLGAFFTQYFGLRPAAVLTRFWLWQPFTYMFLHGGFGHILLNMLVLWMFGVQLERLWGSRLFFRYYFVTGIGAGFATIAVALLPFGFADATYLAVTIGASGAIYGLLMAFALYYPETPILMFFLFPVPAKYFVMIIGAIAFLSVPRGGGVAHIAHLGGLVVGYFYLQLSSRGPNRRVGFGRLGVVADIKYRWFKWKMGRLRKRFDVYEGRGGGRNWDDRVH; encoded by the coding sequence ATGAGCGCGATGCGAAGGTTCGACTACGGCGGCGGGTACACGTTCGGGCCGGGGATGATGACGCCGGCCGTCAAGCTTCTCCTCTGGACCAACGTCGGGGTCTTCCTGGCGATGGCGCTCGTGCCTCCGCTCGGGGCGTTCTTCACGCAGTACTTCGGCCTGCGGCCCGCCGCGGTCCTGACGCGATTCTGGCTTTGGCAGCCGTTCACCTACATGTTCCTGCACGGCGGTTTCGGCCACATCCTGCTGAACATGCTGGTGCTCTGGATGTTCGGGGTGCAGCTCGAGCGGTTGTGGGGATCGCGGCTTTTCTTCCGGTACTACTTCGTCACCGGCATCGGGGCGGGCTTCGCCACGATCGCCGTCGCCCTGCTGCCGTTCGGTTTTGCCGACGCCACCTACCTGGCGGTAACGATTGGCGCGTCGGGCGCCATCTACGGTCTGCTGATGGCGTTCGCGCTCTACTACCCCGAGACGCCGATCCTGATGTTCTTCCTCTTCCCGGTCCCGGCGAAGTACTTCGTGATGATCATCGGCGCGATAGCCTTCCTTTCCGTGCCACGCGGCGGCGGCGTCGCGCACATCGCGCATCTCGGCGGTCTCGTCGTCGGGTACTTCTACCTCCAGCTCAGCTCGCGCGGTCCGAACCGGCGCGTCGGCTTCGGCCGGCTCGGCGTCGTCGCCGACATCAAGTACCGCTGGTTCAAGTGGAAGATGGGCCGTCTCCGGAAGCGCTTCGACGTCTACGAGGGCCGCGGCGGCGGGCGCAACTGGGACGATCGCGTCCACTAG
- the murJ gene encoding murein biosynthesis integral membrane protein MurJ translates to MTGSGAGAPPAAGTPTGPDPAGGKSSPSARLAKSAGVVGAATLTSRILGLVRDQVLAYLFGAGNAMDAFNVATRIPNLMRDLFAEGAMSAAFVPAFMRKLTHDGRAAAWRLGAQLLNALIVITGVIVLAGMVFAEPLVRLLAGSYAEVPGKLELTVLLTRILFPFLTLVAIAAALMGMLNSLNRFFAPALSPAMYNVGIIASGALLVPLMPGLGLDPIVAIAIGALLGGIGQVALQAPFLFREGFRYEASLNPKDPGLQQVLRLMGPGTLAGAAVQINLLVNMVLATGQGTGAVSWLGYAFRVMYLPIGLFGVSIAAANLPVVSRHAARNEPHEIRAAVSRALRLMLVVSVPATIGLIALGQPAVELIFERGSFTPADSVATAAALIFYAPGLAGYSAVRIAVPCFYALGNSRIPAAVSVGAVVLNIVLNLILVQVMGYRGLALGTSIAALVNAATLLVLLRRRLDGLDLPRVFLMLVKITVASAAMGLAAWWLHGWLAATWEGVGLPLRLARVTASITAGVAVLFVAARVLRIREVDLAIEQVTARLR, encoded by the coding sequence ATGACCGGATCCGGCGCCGGCGCGCCTCCTGCCGCGGGCACGCCCACCGGGCCGGACCCGGCCGGCGGTAAGTCGTCTCCGTCTGCCCGCCTTGCGAAGTCGGCCGGCGTGGTCGGCGCCGCCACCCTCACGAGCCGGATCCTCGGCCTCGTGCGCGACCAAGTGCTCGCCTATCTGTTCGGTGCGGGCAATGCGATGGACGCCTTCAACGTGGCGACGCGCATTCCGAACCTGATGCGCGATCTCTTCGCCGAGGGGGCGATGAGCGCGGCGTTCGTGCCGGCGTTCATGCGCAAGCTGACCCATGACGGCCGCGCGGCGGCGTGGCGGCTGGGCGCGCAGCTTCTGAATGCCCTCATCGTAATCACCGGCGTCATTGTCCTGGCCGGCATGGTCTTCGCCGAGCCGCTCGTACGCCTGCTCGCCGGGTCGTACGCGGAGGTGCCGGGCAAGCTGGAGCTGACCGTGCTCCTGACGCGGATCCTGTTTCCCTTCCTGACGCTGGTCGCGATCGCCGCGGCGCTGATGGGGATGCTCAACTCGCTCAACCGGTTCTTCGCGCCGGCGCTTTCTCCCGCGATGTACAACGTCGGCATCATTGCGTCGGGCGCCCTGCTGGTCCCGCTGATGCCGGGGCTCGGGCTCGATCCGATAGTCGCGATAGCGATCGGCGCGCTCCTGGGAGGCATCGGGCAGGTGGCGCTACAGGCGCCCTTTCTCTTCCGGGAGGGGTTCCGGTACGAGGCGTCGCTCAATCCGAAGGATCCCGGCCTGCAACAGGTGCTCCGGCTGATGGGCCCCGGCACGTTGGCCGGCGCGGCGGTACAGATCAACCTGCTGGTCAACATGGTGCTGGCCACCGGACAGGGGACCGGAGCCGTGTCGTGGCTCGGCTATGCCTTCCGCGTGATGTACCTCCCGATCGGCCTGTTCGGCGTCTCGATCGCGGCGGCGAACCTGCCCGTCGTCTCGCGGCACGCGGCGCGGAACGAGCCGCACGAGATACGGGCCGCGGTGTCGCGTGCGCTCCGGCTGATGCTGGTGGTGAGCGTGCCGGCCACGATAGGCCTCATCGCGCTGGGCCAACCCGCGGTCGAGTTGATCTTCGAGCGGGGGAGCTTCACTCCGGCCGACAGCGTGGCGACCGCGGCGGCGCTGATCTTCTATGCGCCGGGGCTCGCCGGCTACTCGGCGGTCCGGATCGCGGTTCCCTGCTTCTATGCGCTCGGCAACAGCCGCATCCCGGCCGCTGTCAGCGTGGGGGCGGTCGTCCTGAACATCGTGTTGAACCTGATCCTGGTACAGGTGATGGGGTACCGCGGTCTGGCCCTCGGGACGTCCATCGCGGCCCTGGTGAACGCGGCGACTTTGTTGGTCCTCCTGCGGCGACGGCTGGATGGACTCGATCTGCCTCGTGTCTTTCTGATGCTGGTGAAGATAACCGTGGCGTCGGCGGCGATGGGTCTGGCAGCGTGGTGGCTGCACGGCTGGCTGGCCGCGACGTGGGAGGGGGTCGGGCTGCCCCTGCGCCTTGCGCGCGTGACGGCGTCCATCACGGCGGGCGTCGCGGTGCTGTTCGTGGCGGCGCGCGTGCTGCGGATCCGGGAGGTCGACCTCGCCATCGAGCAGGTGACGGCCCGACTGCGCTAG
- the ychF gene encoding redox-regulated ATPase YchF produces the protein MLRAGLIGFASSGKTTLFHLLTRGHEGRAGGRNDASIGQAHVPDTRLDRLAALYSPKKRTPAAVTFADMAARRGADGGAGAGALVDVTPYRTADALLHVVRAFHDDAVPHPAGSVDPGRDTRAMEDELILADLAVAEKRIGRLEQDRKKGALKQAREGEAELAVLQRCVEALEAGTPLRTLQLDANDARRLRGFQFLSEKPLLLVFNVDEADVARATGEAVSVAGLGGFVAAPSIHALSVCAKIELEIAQLDPDDAAVFLADLNLSEPGLDRVIRATYDLLGYISFFTVGEDECRAWSIPAGTGAQEAAGEIHTDLARGFIRAEVVDHDRLIERGTFADCRRQAEVRLEGKDYVVRDGDVINVRFAV, from the coding sequence ATGCTGCGCGCGGGACTGATCGGCTTCGCCTCATCCGGCAAGACGACGCTTTTTCACCTGTTGACGCGGGGACACGAGGGCCGTGCGGGAGGTCGCAACGACGCGAGCATTGGCCAGGCGCATGTGCCGGACACGCGGCTCGATCGGCTGGCCGCCCTGTACTCGCCGAAGAAGCGAACGCCGGCGGCGGTGACATTCGCTGATATGGCGGCGCGGCGCGGCGCGGACGGTGGCGCCGGAGCGGGTGCGCTGGTGGACGTCACGCCGTACCGCACGGCCGACGCACTACTGCATGTCGTCCGTGCCTTTCATGATGACGCGGTACCGCATCCGGCCGGCTCGGTGGATCCTGGGCGTGACACGCGGGCGATGGAGGACGAGCTGATTCTGGCCGACCTCGCGGTGGCGGAAAAGCGGATCGGACGGCTGGAGCAGGACAGGAAGAAGGGAGCACTGAAGCAGGCCCGGGAGGGAGAAGCGGAGTTGGCCGTGCTCCAGCGCTGCGTAGAGGCGCTCGAAGCGGGAACGCCGCTGCGCACCCTGCAGCTCGATGCGAACGATGCGCGGCGCCTGCGCGGCTTTCAGTTCCTTTCCGAGAAGCCGCTGCTGCTGGTGTTCAACGTCGACGAGGCGGATGTCGCCCGCGCGACCGGCGAAGCGGTGTCGGTCGCCGGACTGGGCGGTTTTGTTGCGGCTCCCTCGATTCACGCCCTCAGCGTCTGCGCGAAGATCGAACTGGAGATTGCGCAGCTCGACCCGGACGATGCCGCCGTGTTCCTGGCCGATCTCAATCTCTCCGAGCCGGGGCTGGACCGCGTGATTCGCGCGACCTACGACCTGCTCGGCTACATCAGTTTCTTTACGGTCGGCGAGGATGAATGCCGCGCCTGGTCGATCCCGGCGGGGACCGGCGCACAGGAGGCGGCGGGCGAGATCCACACCGATCTGGCGCGCGGCTTCATCCGGGCCGAGGTGGTCGATCACGACCGCCTGATCGAACGGGGCACGTTCGCCGACTGCCGCCGGCAGGCCGAGGTCAGGCTCGAGGGGAAGGACTACGTCGTGCGGGACGGCGACGTGATCAACGTCCGCTTCGCCGTATGA
- a CDS encoding cupin domain-containing protein: MPVAPVVHRWDEIALDKVTELVSRKIVAGERQMLAQVYLKRGALVPLHRHESEQLQYVLQGALRVVVDGAEVVVREGEVLRISPGAAHQAEALDDTFTLETFSPIREDWLASRRVPAGSPVGE, translated from the coding sequence ATGCCTGTCGCCCCCGTCGTCCATCGCTGGGACGAGATCGCTCTGGACAAGGTGACCGAGCTGGTTTCGCGCAAGATCGTCGCCGGCGAGCGGCAGATGCTGGCGCAGGTCTACCTGAAGCGAGGCGCTCTGGTCCCGCTCCATCGACACGAGAGCGAGCAACTGCAGTACGTCCTGCAAGGCGCCCTTCGGGTGGTGGTCGATGGCGCCGAGGTCGTAGTGCGGGAGGGGGAGGTGCTGCGAATCTCGCCCGGAGCCGCTCATCAGGCAGAGGCGCTCGACGACACCTTCACGCTGGAGACGTTCAGTCCGATCCGCGAGGACTGGCTCGCGTCCCGCCGAGTGCCGGCGGGCTCTCCGGTGGGCGAGTGA
- a CDS encoding dehydrogenase, protein MLLARRLDDRELQLKNQSLSYFQISGAGHEAVQVAAGLALRPGHDWVFPYYRDRALCLALGLTAEEMLLSAVGARHEPFSGGRQMPTHWSSPRLQIVSPSSCCTTQCLHAVGAAEAGDLRQRVSGLETLVDGVDDEVVLVSMGDGQTSGGEFWESLNTACNRNLPVVYLVEDNGYAISVPVEVQTAGGDISGLVESFPGLHVVRVDGTDGIASYDAMAEAVAWARARSGPAFVHAHVVRPYSHSMSDDERNYKIEEERAAEAARDPLRRFAQFLREGGHANEAELAAIADDVAREIQQATDRAIAAPKPEVGEATLYVYSPDIDPTSATFESTPAGGGDATGAADVEGPKADTLVTAINRTLRDEMGRDPRIVIFGEDVADASRAEILSEVPGKGGVFKATLGLQRAYGSDRVFNSPLAEANIVGRAIGMAIRGLKPVVEIQFFDYIWPAMMQIRDELTMLRYRSNNAWSCPVVIRAPIGGYLRGGALYHSQSGESIFAHCPGLRIAFPSDAEDAAGLLRTAIRCDDPVLFLEHKHLYRQTYNKGVYPGADYTLPFGRAAVRRDGADVTVITWGALVQRTLLAAQRASQEGIDVRVIDLRTIAPYDWDGIAEAVRATSRVVIAHEDQLTCGFGGELAARIADELFDQLDAPIKRVAALDCPVAYAPVLEEAILPQASDILDAVREVAGY, encoded by the coding sequence ATGCTGCTCGCGCGGCGTCTTGACGACCGGGAGCTGCAACTCAAGAACCAGAGCCTCAGCTACTTCCAGATCAGCGGCGCCGGCCACGAGGCGGTGCAGGTGGCGGCGGGGCTGGCGCTCCGGCCGGGCCACGACTGGGTCTTCCCCTACTACCGCGACCGGGCGCTCTGCCTGGCGCTTGGCCTGACCGCCGAGGAGATGCTGCTCAGCGCGGTGGGCGCCCGGCACGAGCCATTCTCCGGCGGCCGGCAGATGCCTACCCACTGGAGTTCGCCCCGCCTGCAGATCGTCTCGCCGTCGAGTTGCTGCACGACGCAATGCCTGCACGCGGTCGGCGCGGCAGAGGCGGGCGACCTGCGGCAGCGGGTGTCCGGCCTCGAAACGCTCGTAGACGGCGTGGACGACGAGGTGGTGCTGGTGTCGATGGGAGACGGCCAGACGAGCGGCGGCGAGTTCTGGGAGTCACTCAACACCGCCTGCAACCGCAACCTGCCAGTCGTCTACCTGGTGGAGGACAACGGCTACGCGATCTCCGTGCCGGTCGAGGTGCAGACAGCGGGCGGTGACATCTCGGGCCTCGTCGAGTCGTTCCCCGGCCTTCACGTCGTGCGCGTGGACGGCACCGACGGCATCGCCAGCTACGACGCGATGGCCGAGGCGGTCGCCTGGGCTCGCGCCCGTTCCGGTCCCGCCTTCGTGCATGCGCATGTCGTCCGTCCGTACTCCCATTCGATGTCGGACGACGAGCGCAACTACAAGATCGAGGAGGAACGCGCGGCGGAGGCGGCGCGTGACCCACTGCGCCGGTTCGCGCAGTTCCTTCGCGAGGGCGGCCACGCGAACGAAGCGGAGCTCGCCGCCATTGCCGACGATGTCGCGCGCGAGATTCAGCAGGCGACGGATCGGGCCATCGCAGCCCCCAAGCCGGAGGTCGGTGAAGCCACGCTGTACGTCTATTCCCCGGACATCGATCCCACGTCCGCGACGTTCGAGTCCACGCCCGCCGGAGGCGGAGACGCGACCGGCGCGGCCGACGTGGAAGGGCCTAAGGCGGACACGCTGGTCACCGCCATTAACCGGACCCTGCGGGACGAAATGGGTCGAGATCCGCGGATCGTGATCTTCGGCGAGGACGTCGCGGACGCCAGCCGCGCCGAGATCCTGTCGGAAGTGCCCGGCAAGGGCGGCGTGTTCAAGGCGACCCTCGGCCTGCAGCGTGCGTACGGTTCGGACCGCGTCTTCAACTCGCCGCTCGCCGAGGCGAACATCGTCGGACGCGCGATCGGCATGGCCATCCGCGGATTGAAGCCGGTGGTGGAGATTCAGTTCTTCGACTACATCTGGCCGGCCATGATGCAGATCCGGGACGAGCTGACCATGCTCCGCTACCGGTCGAACAATGCCTGGTCGTGCCCTGTCGTGATCCGGGCGCCCATCGGCGGCTACCTCAGGGGGGGCGCCCTGTACCACAGCCAGTCGGGCGAGAGCATCTTCGCCCATTGCCCCGGCCTGCGGATCGCCTTCCCGTCGGACGCGGAGGATGCGGCCGGCCTGCTGCGCACCGCGATCCGGTGTGACGATCCGGTCCTTTTCCTGGAGCACAAGCACCTTTACCGCCAGACCTACAACAAAGGCGTCTACCCGGGCGCGGACTACACGCTGCCGTTCGGCCGCGCGGCGGTCCGCCGCGATGGGGCCGACGTCACGGTCATCACCTGGGGCGCCCTGGTGCAACGCACCCTGTTGGCCGCACAACGGGCAAGCCAGGAGGGAATCGATGTCCGCGTGATCGACCTGCGGACTATCGCGCCGTACGACTGGGACGGCATCGCCGAGGCGGTGCGCGCGACCAGCCGCGTCGTCATCGCCCACGAGGATCAGCTCACCTGCGGTTTCGGCGGCGAGTTGGCGGCGCGGATCGCGGACGAGTTGTTCGATCAGCTCGACGCGCCGATCAAGCGCGTCGCCGCGCTCGACTGCCCCGTCGCGTACGCCCCCGTTCTCGAGGAGGCGATCCTCCCGCAGGCGTCCGACATCCTCGACGCCGTGCGTGAGGTAGCGGGCTACTGA
- the atpF gene encoding F0F1 ATP synthase subunit B, protein MDLVRIEPGLYFWAIAVFLTLFTLLRKFAWRPLLNALEERQESIRKSLDDAETAKRELAEVQEKAEALIGQARIEADAILVEARADGRRLREEMKAQARSEAQSIVGNAQRQIQLERDRAVAQIREEAVDLSLAIASKLIRRNLTRADNESLIDDALKQVESRRIQ, encoded by the coding sequence ATGGACCTGGTCCGCATCGAACCCGGGTTGTACTTCTGGGCGATCGCGGTCTTCCTGACCCTCTTCACGCTGCTCAGGAAGTTCGCGTGGAGGCCGCTCCTCAACGCGCTGGAGGAGCGGCAGGAGAGCATCCGGAAGTCGCTCGACGACGCCGAGACCGCCAAACGCGAACTGGCGGAGGTGCAGGAGAAGGCGGAGGCGCTGATCGGCCAGGCGCGCATTGAGGCGGACGCCATCCTGGTCGAAGCCCGCGCCGACGGCAGGAGGCTGCGCGAAGAGATGAAGGCGCAGGCCCGAAGCGAGGCGCAGTCGATAGTCGGAAACGCCCAGCGGCAGATTCAGCTCGAGCGTGACCGGGCGGTTGCCCAGATCCGGGAGGAAGCGGTAGACCTATCCCTGGCCATCGCCTCCAAGCTCATCCGGCGCAACCTCACCCGGGCCGACAACGAATCCCTGATAGACGACGCCCTCAAGCAGGTCGAGTCACGGCGGATTCAGTAG
- a CDS encoding ATP synthase F0 subunit C, translating to MEGLYIVGAALGLGLIVIGAGLGIGRFAAAAAEGIARQPSAAAQITGAVNLPLFLLEGVAILAEVFILVIVLLQ from the coding sequence ATGGAAGGCTTGTACATCGTCGGCGCGGCGCTGGGGCTCGGACTGATCGTTATTGGCGCGGGCCTCGGGATCGGCCGTTTCGCCGCCGCCGCCGCCGAAGGCATAGCGCGGCAGCCCAGCGCCGCCGCACAGATCACTGGCGCGGTCAACCTGCCGCTCTTCCTGCTCGAAGGCGTCGCGATCCTCGCCGAGGTCTTCATTCTCGTCATCGTCCTGCTCCAGTAG